The following DNA comes from Salvia splendens isolate huo1 chromosome 17, SspV2, whole genome shotgun sequence.
CCTTCCTCTTCGTCTGCATTATGGTTCTCATCATTAGGCCTCAGATTCTCAAGTTAGTGAAGAAAATCCCCGCAGGGAAGCCATTGGGGCATAACCATGTCTTCATCTGTTTCACTTGCATTCTCATTGTTGGACTCATCACTGAGGTGATCGGGCAGCACTTCATGCTGGGGCCGCTCGTGCTCGGCTTCATCACCCCGGACGGGCCGCCTTTAGGCGCCCCGATGATCTCGAAGCTCGACCTCCCTATCGGGAAGTTCCTCTACCCGACCTTCCTGACCACAAGTGGCATCAAGACAAACATCTTCACCATCAATCTCCGGAGCTTTGCAATCTTGGCATTTGTCATCACTTCCTGCTGCATCACTAAAATTTTGGCCATTATGATCGCCTCCAGATTCTGTAACATCGGGCTACAAGACTCCGTCGTCGTCGGCCTTGTATTGAACGCGAGGGGCATCTCCGAGCTCCTCATGTTCAATCTATGGCGCGACGGCGGGATCCTTACGGATCAGGAGTTCGCCCTCAGCGTGATCTCCGTCGTCGGCGTGATGGCGGTGATCACGCCGCTGATCCGGCTTCTCTACGACCCGACCCGGCGGATCATGCCCACGAAGCGGAGGACTATCCAGCACTCGAAGCACGAGGCCGGGCTGCGGATCTTGCTCTGCATCCACAACCAGGATAACGTGCCGACGATGGTCAACCTCCTCGAAGCTTCCAACGCGACCGAGATGAGCCCGATAGGGGTTGTCGCGGTGGTCCTCGAGGAGGTCGTGGGCCGGATCACCGGCATGCTGGTCTCGCACCAGACGACACGGTCGCTCGACCCGAACAGCGTGAGGTCGAACCAGATCGTGAGCGCGCTCCGCCAGTACGAGCTCTACAACCAGACGTGCGTGACCATCCAGCCCTTCAGCGTCGTGTCGCCGCTGCAGACGGTGCACGACGACATCTTCCGGGTGGCAATCGACGAGAGCGCGACGGTGATCATCCTCCCCTTCCACAAGCACTGGGAGATCGACGGATCCATCGGGTCCATCAACAAGTGCGTGCAGAGCATGAACGTGAAGGTGCTCGAGCACGCCCCCTGCTCTGTGGGGATCCTCGTCGACCGAGGGATCCTCACGGGGCAGCTGTCCGTCCTCAGCAGCCAGTTCGTGTACCGTGTGGCGGTCATCTACATCGGCGGGGCCGACGATGCCGAGTCGCTCTGCTACGGGGCCAGGATCGCGGGGCACGACAACGCGACGCTGACCGTGATCCGGTACCTCCTCTACGGCTGCGATTCGGCGCGCGAGCGGAAGCACGACAACTCCCTGATCGACGAGGTGAGGCATCAAAACATCGAGAACCAAAACTTCGTTTATCAGGAGCAGGTGGTGAAGGATGGGGTGGGGCTGGCCTCATCCCTCAGGGCGATTGAGAACTGCTTTGACTTGTTGATTGTGGGGAGGAACCACCAGTCCCAGATACTGCTGGGCCTCGGGGAGTGGAGCGAGTGCCCCGAGCTCGGCGTTGTCGGGGACATACTTGCGGCGCCGGACTTCGGGAGC
Coding sequences within:
- the LOC121774081 gene encoding cation/H(+) antiporter 15-like, encoding MDPTMAGNVAEGNRNIVCQYKDNVATFGILISRNPLNFSLPLILLQLAAISLASLLIEIFIRPLGQSSIVAQILGGILFGPSVLGHEGILGSILFPARSMLTLETAAVFGIMFFLFAIGVRTDTRMMVRPERQAVVLGFSAILATLVFSLWLTIFLSTHVAMDKSLAKALPFFGVAQCLTAFANVSCLLIELKMASSDLGRIASSTAMFTDLVGMCLFITMAGVLQSAFDVKKSVQSLGSAFLFVCIMVLIIRPQILKLVKKIPAGKPLGHNHVFICFTCILIVGLITEVIGQHFMLGPLVLGFITPDGPPLGAPMISKLDLPIGKFLYPTFLTTSGIKTNIFTINLRSFAILAFVITSCCITKILAIMIASRFCNIGLQDSVVVGLVLNARGISELLMFNLWRDGGILTDQEFALSVISVVGVMAVITPLIRLLYDPTRRIMPTKRRTIQHSKHEAGLRILLCIHNQDNVPTMVNLLEASNATEMSPIGVVAVVLEEVVGRITGMLVSHQTTRSLDPNSVRSNQIVSALRQYELYNQTCVTIQPFSVVSPLQTVHDDIFRVAIDESATVIILPFHKHWEIDGSIGSINKCVQSMNVKVLEHAPCSVGILVDRGILTGQLSVLSSQFVYRVAVIYIGGADDAESLCYGARIAGHDNATLTVIRYLLYGCDSARERKHDNSLIDEVRHQNIENQNFVYQEQVVKDGVGLASSLRAIENCFDLLIVGRNHQSQILLGLGEWSECPELGVVGDILAAPDFGSTASVLVLQQQRMRGGKLINRVMKQGKDSIHGYY